One Kineococcus aurantiacus genomic window carries:
- a CDS encoding SDR family NAD(P)-dependent oxidoreductase — MDPRDKVFLITGASSGIGAATARAASAAGAKVVLAARRADRLEALAAELPHAVAVRTDVTDPAQVQAAVDTAVEAFGRLDVLVNNAGQGLHAPLEDVDVDDFRAVLELNVVAPLVALQAVLPVMRAQGAGAVVDVSSGTSRMVLPGAGAYAATKSALNMLSAVARRELAGDGVVVSTVYPFITDTEFHRVLRAGRLQQRPGGPAPHTAEHVAEAILDLVRSGEPEKVLVPEGFAR, encoded by the coding sequence GTGGATCCCCGCGACAAGGTCTTCCTCATCACCGGCGCCTCCTCCGGCATCGGAGCCGCCACCGCCCGCGCCGCCTCGGCCGCCGGGGCGAAGGTCGTGCTGGCCGCGCGCCGGGCCGACCGCCTCGAGGCGCTGGCCGCGGAGCTGCCGCACGCGGTGGCCGTGCGCACCGACGTGACCGACCCCGCGCAGGTGCAGGCCGCGGTCGACACCGCGGTGGAGGCGTTCGGGCGCCTCGACGTCCTGGTCAACAACGCCGGCCAGGGGCTCCACGCACCGCTGGAGGACGTCGACGTCGACGACTTCCGCGCCGTCCTGGAGCTCAACGTCGTGGCCCCGCTCGTGGCGCTGCAGGCGGTGCTGCCGGTGATGCGCGCCCAGGGCGCCGGCGCCGTCGTCGACGTCAGCTCAGGGACCTCCCGGATGGTGCTGCCCGGGGCGGGGGCGTACGCGGCCACCAAGTCCGCCCTCAACATGCTCTCGGCGGTGGCCCGGCGCGAGCTCGCCGGTGACGGCGTCGTGGTCTCCACGGTCTACCCGTTCATCACCGACACCGAGTTCCACCGGGTGCTGCGCGCCGGGCGGTTGCAGCAGCGCCCCGGTGGACCGGCCCCGCACACCGCCGAGCACGTCGCCGAGGCGATCCTCGACCTCGTCCGGTCCGGGGAACCCGAGAAGGTGCTGGTCCCGGAGGGTTTCGCGCGCTGA
- a CDS encoding GMC oxidoreductase, translated as MSPTAPAPRRPDHLPDHLPDHVDVVIVGSGPAGAAYARVLSEQAPHATIVLFEAGPLISDPPGAHVKNIADPAARAAAQRASEGRRPAAADTPTDTLDGYADGAHRLVRPGTSLLPTGWRQPGEDGMPAAAVSTNVGGMAAHWTGACPRPGDSERIPFLPDLDDLLTEGERLLGVSSTALAGAPLAGEVRRRLADALDAGRAPGRRVQPMPLAVRRETGPDGTGRLVWSGSDVVFGAVTRENPRFTLVPEALVTRVLTTDGPEGRRVTGVRVRDLSAGDGPDGPEHEVSAAHVVVAADALRTPQLLWASGVRPPALGRYLNDQPQVVFAVRLRDVPQSAGEPETLGVDPRTTPGITAQSGVSWVPFTDEHPFHGQVMQLDASPVPLPAGDDPVPGSVVGLGWFCAKDVQAGDRVAFSETEVDENGMPAPRLHYTLTARDHRTLEEARAAVRRAALALGDPLDDEPLTFPNGASLHYQGSVRMGAQDDGTSVCDRDSRVWGVAGLHVAGNGVIPTATACNPTLTSVALAVAGARSIARALQHSPAHAGA; from the coding sequence GTCGTCATCGTGGGCAGCGGCCCGGCGGGGGCCGCCTACGCGCGCGTCCTCAGCGAGCAGGCCCCGCACGCCACGATCGTGCTGTTCGAGGCCGGCCCGCTCATCAGCGACCCGCCCGGCGCGCACGTCAAGAACATCGCCGACCCCGCCGCCCGCGCCGCCGCCCAGCGCGCCTCCGAGGGGCGCCGGCCGGCCGCCGCGGACACCCCCACCGACACCCTCGACGGGTACGCCGACGGCGCCCACCGCCTCGTGCGCCCCGGCACGTCCCTGCTGCCGACCGGGTGGCGGCAACCGGGCGAGGACGGGATGCCCGCCGCGGCGGTGTCGACCAACGTCGGCGGGATGGCCGCGCACTGGACCGGCGCGTGCCCCCGCCCCGGTGACAGCGAGCGCATCCCCTTCCTGCCCGACCTCGACGACTTGCTCACCGAGGGCGAGCGCCTCCTGGGGGTTTCGAGCACCGCCCTGGCCGGGGCGCCCCTGGCCGGGGAGGTCCGCCGGCGCCTCGCGGACGCCCTCGACGCCGGGCGGGCCCCGGGCCGCCGCGTGCAGCCCATGCCGCTGGCCGTGCGCCGCGAGACCGGCCCCGACGGGACCGGGCGGCTCGTCTGGTCCGGCTCCGACGTCGTCTTCGGCGCGGTCACCCGCGAGAACCCGCGCTTCACCCTCGTGCCCGAGGCGCTCGTGACGCGGGTGCTCACCACCGACGGCCCCGAGGGCCGCCGCGTGACGGGGGTGCGCGTGCGCGACCTGTCCGCCGGTGACGGTCCCGACGGACCCGAGCACGAGGTGTCCGCCGCGCACGTCGTGGTCGCCGCCGACGCCCTGCGCACCCCGCAGCTGCTGTGGGCCTCCGGCGTGCGGCCGCCGGCCCTGGGCCGCTACCTCAACGACCAGCCCCAGGTCGTCTTCGCCGTCCGCCTGCGCGACGTCCCGCAGAGCGCCGGGGAACCGGAGACCCTCGGCGTGGACCCGCGCACCACCCCCGGCATCACCGCCCAGAGCGGGGTCAGCTGGGTGCCCTTCACCGACGAGCACCCCTTCCACGGGCAGGTCATGCAGCTCGACGCCTCCCCCGTTCCCCTGCCCGCCGGCGACGACCCCGTGCCCGGTTCCGTCGTCGGGCTCGGCTGGTTCTGTGCCAAGGACGTCCAGGCCGGCGACCGCGTCGCCTTCAGCGAGACCGAGGTCGACGAGAACGGCATGCCCGCCCCGCGCCTGCACTACACGCTGACCGCCCGCGACCACCGCACCCTGGAGGAGGCCCGCGCCGCCGTCCGCCGCGCCGCGCTGGCCCTCGGGGACCCCCTGGACGACGAACCCCTCACCTTCCCCAACGGCGCTTCCCTGCACTACCAGGGCAGCGTGCGCATGGGGGCGCAGGACGACGGCACGTCGGTCTGCGACCGGGACAGCCGGGTGTGGGGCGTCGCGGGCCTGCACGTGGCCGGCAACGGGGTCATCCCCACCGCCACGGCCTGCAACCCCACCCTGACCTCGGTCGCGCTGGCGGTCGCCGGCGCGCGCAGCATCGCCCGCGCCCTGCAGCACTCCCCCGCGCACGCCGGCGCCTGA
- a CDS encoding sugar phosphate isomerase/epimerase family protein, producing the protein MNTPSTPGFQYGVSLYSYTDDLGTVLTLEDAAAEIADLGATGIEILGEGNVPGYPEPSTAWIDGWHRLLQTHGLTPTNYGSWIDSSMWRHRDLTVEEGTAILARDLRLAHTLGFSTVRPKIGVVSTDLRPHPIWEGVVERNLDLAADLGIVICPEIHAPTPIRHEVVDGYVQFIERTGTKNFGLLIDTGIFQTRSFLGLHAGLSEEANEEGWRRPLAVPMADLVDVLPHVVFIQAKFFDIGDDLVDQQIPWADVVDTLVEHGYTGWLSSEYEGVRSPYRSLEQVRRQHSLLRSLESAARSRLG; encoded by the coding sequence ATGAACACCCCCAGCACCCCCGGGTTCCAGTACGGCGTCTCGCTCTACAGCTACACCGACGACCTCGGCACGGTCCTCACCCTGGAGGACGCCGCCGCCGAGATCGCCGACCTGGGGGCCACCGGCATCGAGATCCTCGGCGAGGGCAACGTACCCGGGTACCCCGAGCCCAGCACCGCGTGGATCGACGGCTGGCACCGCCTGCTGCAGACCCACGGGCTGACGCCCACGAACTACGGCTCGTGGATCGACTCCAGCATGTGGCGCCACCGCGACCTCACCGTCGAGGAGGGCACCGCGATCCTCGCCCGCGACCTGCGCCTGGCCCACACGCTGGGGTTCAGCACGGTGCGCCCCAAGATCGGCGTCGTCTCGACGGACCTGCGGCCCCACCCCATCTGGGAGGGCGTCGTGGAACGGAACCTGGACCTGGCCGCGGACCTCGGGATCGTCATCTGCCCCGAGATCCACGCGCCCACCCCGATCCGGCACGAGGTCGTCGACGGGTACGTGCAGTTCATCGAGCGCACCGGCACGAAGAACTTCGGCCTGCTCATCGACACCGGCATCTTCCAGACCCGCTCGTTCCTGGGCCTGCACGCCGGCCTGAGCGAGGAGGCCAACGAGGAGGGGTGGCGCCGGCCCCTGGCCGTGCCCATGGCCGACCTCGTCGACGTCCTGCCGCACGTGGTGTTCATCCAGGCCAAGTTCTTCGACATCGGTGACGACCTCGTCGACCAGCAGATCCCCTGGGCCGACGTCGTGGACACCCTGGTCGAGCACGGCTACACCGGCTGGCTGTCCAGCGAGTACGAGGGCGTGCGCTCGCCCTACCGTTCCCTGGAGCAGGTGCGGCGCCAGCACAGCCTGCTGCGGTCCCTGGAGTCCGCTGCGCGCAGCCGTCTGGGGTGA
- a CDS encoding C-glycoside deglycosidase beta subunit domain-containing protein produces the protein MLDRELIQNRGFRNVVDDDGTTTGFQLRLRMPNYRGVAGSLVDGVEVEVDGETWDREVPRWTLQGRDFSIDELRTSTDVRWQLDEAATITVPKPGGLEPGVHDVRVSIAIRAPYIPAQFQPSLFPAQRKVTIVA, from the coding sequence GTGCTGGACCGAGAACTCATCCAGAACCGAGGTTTCCGCAACGTCGTCGACGACGACGGCACCACCACCGGCTTCCAGCTGCGGCTGCGGATGCCGAACTACCGCGGCGTGGCGGGCAGCCTCGTCGACGGCGTCGAGGTCGAGGTCGACGGCGAGACGTGGGACCGGGAGGTCCCACGCTGGACGTTGCAGGGCAGGGACTTCAGCATCGACGAACTGCGCACGTCGACCGACGTCCGCTGGCAGCTGGACGAGGCGGCCACCATCACCGTCCCAAAACCCGGGGGCCTGGAGCCGGGCGTCCACGACGTGCGGGTCAGCATCGCGATCCGCGCGCCCTACATCCCGGCGCAGTTCCAGCCGTCCCTGTTCCCCGCCCAGCGGAAGGTCACGATCGTCGCATGA
- a CDS encoding EAL domain-containing protein produces MADGARPRESAPEPSGEHSHRGGEEGAGGPVPDRPVTAEPPGPPGPATPPPLVDFAAAAATTLRHLQQRIGMDSWALARRDGDDYVVLAAVAPDGVGPVAGGVMAWCDTFCAAVLAGRAPVFSTRVHDTPAWDHARRATGFPWTSYLSVPLTGPDGTVLGSLCAGAHPSDPARTRALEHAASEAMAEVELAASLLGTLLAYEVRLQQEARRAERAEAAAERDALTGVGNRRAWDGALAAEEARARALGGTASVLVLDLDALKETNDTHGHEAGDALLVQTARVIGEHLREADLLARLGGDEFAVLLPDVDEPTAAQWRTRLQAALQAAHVSVSVGAATRRAATGLGAAWRQADAAMYLVKTARAGRRVPPVPAGTTSPPGTAAERAPGASGPGGPGGLVAAATGAPVPGTDGTVQGLASLDDAVLTARIEQLLEAARRQLGLETTVLARFDGQSWRLHHTATAPGVPDHRGFACPRRETYCQRLLEGHLDAVVPDTRADPVTAGLPLTRALDVGAYLAAPVHLADGTLYGTVCALSRTAEPDLRPRDVGVLELLADALSVPLTAHLQRARRRRDTLAALDALARAGGPRPVYQPVVELRTGRVLGHEALSRFPHDGPEAWFARAAAAGVGPDLELDALRAALRRRPAHPGEALFLNVGPALAGSPALARTLEEHLLPRADHGTGRDLSGIVVEITEHEQVQDYPALLRHLEPLRRDGLRLAVDDAGAGFASMRHVLALHPEFVKLDISLVHGIATDTTRQALAASLVAFAERTCTHLIAEGVESEEELRFLRDLGVAYGQGVHLGPPVDAAPPAHP; encoded by the coding sequence ATGGCCGACGGCGCCCGCCCCCGCGAGTCCGCTCCGGAGCCCTCCGGGGAGCACTCGCACCGGGGCGGTGAGGAGGGGGCCGGCGGGCCCGTGCCCGACCGGCCGGTCACCGCCGAGCCGCCCGGGCCGCCCGGGCCCGCGACCCCCCCGCCCCTGGTCGACTTCGCCGCCGCCGCCGCCACCACGCTGCGCCACCTGCAGCAGCGCATCGGCATGGACAGCTGGGCCCTCGCCCGCCGCGACGGGGACGACTACGTCGTCCTGGCCGCGGTGGCCCCCGACGGCGTCGGCCCGGTCGCCGGCGGCGTCATGGCCTGGTGCGACACCTTCTGCGCCGCCGTCCTCGCCGGGCGGGCCCCGGTCTTCAGCACCCGGGTCCACGACACCCCCGCCTGGGACCACGCCCGCCGGGCCACGGGTTTCCCGTGGACGTCCTACCTGTCGGTCCCCCTCACCGGACCGGACGGCACCGTGCTGGGCAGCCTGTGCGCCGGGGCCCACCCCAGCGACCCCGCGCGGACGCGGGCCCTGGAGCACGCCGCGAGCGAGGCCATGGCCGAGGTGGAGCTGGCCGCGAGCCTGCTCGGGACGCTGCTGGCCTACGAGGTCCGCCTGCAGCAGGAGGCCCGCCGCGCCGAGCGCGCCGAGGCCGCCGCCGAACGGGACGCCCTGACCGGGGTGGGCAACCGGCGCGCCTGGGACGGGGCGCTGGCCGCCGAGGAGGCCCGCGCCCGCGCCCTGGGCGGCACGGCCTCCGTCCTGGTCCTGGACCTGGACGCGCTGAAGGAGACCAACGACACCCACGGCCACGAGGCCGGGGACGCGCTGCTGGTCCAGACGGCGCGGGTCATCGGGGAGCACCTGCGCGAGGCCGACCTGCTCGCGCGCCTGGGGGGTGACGAGTTCGCCGTCCTGCTGCCCGACGTCGACGAACCGACCGCCGCGCAGTGGCGGACCCGGTTGCAGGCGGCGCTGCAGGCCGCGCACGTCAGCGTCTCGGTGGGCGCGGCCACCCGCCGGGCCGCGACCGGGCTGGGAGCGGCCTGGCGGCAGGCCGACGCCGCGATGTACCTGGTCAAGACCGCGCGCGCCGGCCGCCGCGTGCCACCGGTCCCGGCGGGCACCACGTCACCGCCGGGGACCGCGGCCGAGCGGGCACCGGGCGCGAGCGGCCCCGGCGGCCCCGGCGGCCTCGTCGCCGCGGCCACCGGCGCCCCGGTGCCCGGCACGGACGGGACGGTGCAGGGCCTGGCGAGCCTGGACGACGCGGTCCTGACCGCCCGCATCGAGCAGCTGCTGGAGGCCGCCCGGCGTCAGCTGGGCCTGGAGACGACCGTCCTGGCCCGCTTCGACGGGCAGAGCTGGCGGCTGCACCACACCGCCACCGCCCCCGGCGTGCCCGACCACCGCGGTTTCGCCTGCCCCCGCCGCGAGACCTACTGCCAGCGGCTGCTCGAGGGCCACCTGGACGCGGTGGTCCCCGACACCCGCGCCGACCCGGTCACCGCCGGGCTGCCGCTGACCCGGGCCCTGGACGTCGGCGCCTACCTCGCCGCCCCGGTGCACCTGGCCGACGGGACCCTCTACGGCACGGTGTGCGCGCTGTCCCGCACCGCCGAGCCCGACCTGCGGCCCCGCGACGTCGGTGTCCTGGAACTGCTGGCCGACGCCTTGAGCGTCCCCCTCACCGCCCACCTGCAGCGGGCCCGCCGACGCCGCGACACCCTCGCGGCGCTGGACGCCCTCGCCCGCGCCGGGGGGCCGCGCCCGGTCTACCAGCCCGTGGTCGAGCTGCGCACCGGCCGGGTCCTGGGCCACGAGGCGCTCAGCCGCTTCCCGCACGACGGCCCCGAGGCCTGGTTCGCCCGGGCCGCGGCGGCCGGCGTCGGCCCCGACCTGGAGCTCGACGCGCTGCGGGCCGCGCTGCGTCGACGCCCCGCCCACCCCGGGGAGGCGCTGTTCCTCAACGTTGGTCCCGCGCTGGCCGGTTCACCGGCCCTGGCGCGGACGCTGGAGGAGCACCTGCTCCCCCGGGCCGACCACGGCACCGGACGGGACCTGTCGGGGATCGTGGTCGAGATCACCGAGCACGAGCAGGTCCAGGACTACCCCGCGCTCCTGCGCCACCTCGAACCGCTGCGCCGCGACGGCCTGCGCCTGGCCGTCGACGACGCCGGGGCGGGCTTCGCCAGCATGCGCCACGTCCTGGCGCTGCACCCGGAGTTCGTCAAGCTCGACATCAGCCTCGTGCACGGCATCGCCACCGACACGACCCGCCAGGCGCTGGCCGCCTCCCTGGTCGCCTTCGCCGAGCGCACCTGCACCCACCTGATCGCCGAGGGCGTCGAGAGCGAGGAGGAGCTGCGGTTCCTGCGCGACCTCGGCGTCGCCTACGGCCAGGGGGTCCACCTGGGACCGCCCGTGGACGCCGCCCCGCCGGCCCACCCCTGA